From the Homalodisca vitripennis isolate AUS2020 unplaced genomic scaffold, UT_GWSS_2.1 ScUCBcl_7339;HRSCAF=14991, whole genome shotgun sequence genome, one window contains:
- the LOC124374114 gene encoding piggyBac transposable element-derived protein 3-like — MVKFKGQNAMKQYIKNKPVKWGFKLWCRCDSETGYLYQFDIYTGKKTNPERGLGEGIILQMTENLGGKGIQFYFDNFFNSPLLQTEMLEKQLMACGTVRSERKEMPKCLKSDKEMSRGDIDFASTDKGVSCVKWMDNRSVLMISNFISPLGKVTVERRQKGSNEKVKIDCPKMVNEYNKYMGGVDLMDQKKSDL, encoded by the coding sequence ATGGTTAAATTCAAGGGTCAAAATGCCATGAAACAATACATAAAGAATAAGCCTGTAAAATGGGGTTTCAAGCTGTGGTGCAGATGTGACTCTGAAACAGGTTATTTGTACCAGTTTGATATCTATACTGGAAAGAAAACCAATCCAGAACGTGGCCTAGGGGAAGGTATTATTCTACAAATGACAGAAAACCTTGGTGGTAAAGGTATCCAGTtctattttgataactttttcaACTCTCCCCTTTTACAAACTGAAATGTTGGAAAAACAACTGATGGCATGTGGTACTGTTCGTTCGGAACGTAAAGAAATGCCAAAATGCTTGAAGTCAGACAAAGAAATGAGCCGGGGTGACATTGACTTCGCTTCAACTGACAAAGGTGTATCATGCGTCAAGTGGATGGACAACCGTTCAGTTCTTAtgatatctaattttatttctccATTAGGCAAGGTGACTGTTGAACGCAGACAAAAAGGTTCTAATGAAAAAGTGAAAATTGACTGCCCTAAAATGGTAAATGAGTACAACAAGTACATGGGCGGCGTTGACCTGATGGACCAGAAAAAAAGTGACTTATGA